A single Gemmatimonadota bacterium DNA region contains:
- a CDS encoding carboxypeptidase regulatory-like domain-containing protein, which produces MSNQRISARVVACALALAACVTAVPAHAFSLSSVAPVTDAGIGPTARGDLTGTVTDSASGQPLPSAEVSVMQGGRIVLTANTDAFGRYIAHDLPSGTYTINVRLIGFRIQSREIAVGTSGDIRADFRLPVAALSLSSVAVTAAIPLAIDTRSGDQRFKQDSYHGAPTNTTSQILQQSIAGAARAPTGEVHIRGQHAEYTYYVDGVPVPAGISGSLNELFDPSIVNQIDFQTGGWDAEYGNKNAAVVNVQTRIPVGGFHSTISGYGGSFNTNGEGITASTNSGPWGFFVSGSRKSTDMRLEPVVFDTAGDKVVNFHNHGEDYSGFAKVQYTPNASNVFDLDASLSTTRFQVPYDSTGNVVLDDHQRDRNAFVNLGYRHIFGADTTAGVEGGATTQSRVAELFVGGFVRSGGLKYIPGVGDSAQFVFFPDTLNAYNLRENRNFTTYGIKADYTVHPARELEFKFGTLSQYTTGHEDFVTTTTSGVFGPASNSNLKGYDVGGYAQTSYSPVERFEIRAGVRYDAHNAPFAGTQTQLSPRIRLNFFSDPGNTFYLYYGRLFVPTNVEDLRAITSVAQQGVTAAPTLPERDNFYEAGYIHRFPFGLVSKLAAYHKQSTPGIDDNTVPGSAIVTSVNIAHVRITGLETVQDFRPPGPFSAYLNLALNHAYGQGPITGGFFPTGTPQGYFDLDHDQRLSGTISVTYAPGHFYTSYTGTYGSGLTNGLQPADCSCSYGTGLFDFNKGTHVSPSYISNASVGYSFAVGGSLVRPELYVDNLFDKKYLLKGAFFSGASVGRPRSIQLRVNVAQ; this is translated from the coding sequence ATGTCGAATCAACGCATTTCAGCGCGCGTGGTGGCGTGTGCGCTCGCCCTGGCCGCGTGCGTCACAGCCGTTCCAGCGCACGCTTTCTCACTGTCATCCGTCGCGCCAGTCACCGATGCCGGCATCGGCCCCACGGCACGTGGCGATCTCACCGGAACAGTAACCGACAGCGCATCCGGTCAACCGCTTCCCAGCGCGGAGGTGAGCGTGATGCAGGGCGGCCGCATCGTGCTCACAGCAAACACGGATGCTTTCGGCCGGTACATCGCGCACGACCTTCCGTCCGGCACGTACACCATCAACGTCCGCCTGATCGGCTTTCGGATTCAATCGCGGGAAATAGCGGTTGGAACATCGGGCGACATCCGGGCTGACTTCCGATTGCCGGTGGCGGCGCTCAGCCTCTCGTCCGTGGCGGTGACAGCCGCGATTCCACTGGCGATCGATACAAGATCCGGCGATCAGCGCTTCAAGCAGGACTCATATCACGGCGCGCCGACCAACACCACATCGCAGATCCTTCAGCAGTCGATTGCCGGCGCCGCTCGTGCACCGACGGGTGAGGTGCATATCCGTGGACAGCACGCCGAGTACACCTATTATGTCGATGGCGTGCCCGTGCCTGCTGGTATATCCGGCAGCCTCAACGAGCTGTTCGATCCCAGCATCGTGAACCAGATCGATTTTCAGACAGGCGGCTGGGATGCCGAGTATGGGAACAAGAATGCCGCCGTTGTGAACGTGCAGACGCGCATTCCTGTCGGCGGATTTCATAGCACCATCTCCGGGTATGGCGGCTCGTTCAACACGAACGGCGAGGGGATCACGGCGAGCACGAACAGCGGCCCGTGGGGATTCTTCGTTTCAGGCAGTCGCAAGTCCACCGACATGCGACTGGAGCCCGTCGTTTTCGATACGGCGGGCGACAAGGTAGTCAACTTCCACAACCATGGAGAGGATTACTCCGGGTTTGCGAAAGTGCAGTACACCCCGAACGCATCCAACGTGTTCGACCTCGACGCGAGCCTATCGACGACGCGTTTCCAGGTTCCGTATGATTCGACCGGTAACGTCGTACTTGATGACCATCAGCGTGATCGCAATGCGTTCGTCAACCTCGGCTATCGTCACATCTTCGGCGCTGACACGACCGCCGGAGTCGAAGGCGGTGCTACTACGCAGTCTCGCGTGGCGGAGTTGTTCGTTGGAGGCTTCGTGCGATCCGGCGGGTTGAAGTACATACCGGGCGTTGGCGATTCCGCGCAATTCGTGTTCTTCCCGGATACGCTCAATGCGTACAACCTGCGCGAAAATCGTAATTTCACGACGTACGGCATCAAGGCCGACTACACCGTGCATCCTGCGCGTGAACTGGAATTCAAGTTCGGGACCCTGAGCCAGTACACGACGGGGCACGAGGATTTTGTCACTACGACGACCTCTGGTGTGTTCGGTCCTGCATCCAATTCGAATCTCAAGGGATACGATGTCGGTGGATACGCCCAGACCTCGTACTCGCCAGTCGAGCGATTCGAGATCAGGGCAGGCGTGCGCTACGACGCGCACAATGCGCCTTTCGCCGGAACGCAGACGCAGCTGAGCCCACGCATCCGGCTCAACTTCTTTTCGGACCCTGGCAATACATTCTACTTGTACTATGGACGGCTCTTCGTTCCGACCAACGTCGAGGATCTCCGCGCTATCACGAGTGTCGCGCAGCAAGGGGTAACTGCCGCACCGACGCTGCCGGAGCGTGACAACTTCTATGAGGCCGGCTACATCCATCGTTTCCCGTTCGGGCTCGTATCCAAGCTTGCGGCCTACCACAAGCAGAGCACGCCCGGCATCGATGACAACACCGTGCCGGGTTCGGCGATCGTCACGTCGGTCAACATCGCCCATGTTCGCATCACCGGGCTCGAGACCGTGCAGGACTTCCGTCCACCCGGTCCATTCTCGGCGTACCTCAACCTCGCGCTCAATCATGCTTACGGCCAGGGACCCATCACCGGCGGCTTTTTCCCGACCGGTACGCCGCAGGGATACTTCGATCTGGACCACGATCAGCGGCTTTCCGGCACGATCAGCGTGACGTATGCACCGGGTCACTTCTACACCAGCTACACCGGTACGTATGGATCGGGTCTCACGAACGGGCTCCAGCCGGCGGATTGCAGCTGCTCGTACGGCACGGGATTGTTCGACTTCAACAAGGGAACCCATGTGAGCCCGAGCTACATCTCTAATGCGAGCGTCGGCTATTCGTTCGCCGTGGGCGGCTCGTTGGTTCGGCCGGAACTGTATGTCGATAACCTCTTCGACAAGAAATATCTGTTGAAGGGTGCATTCTTCAGCGGCGCTTCCGTCGGGCGCCCGCGCAGCATCCAGCTGCGCGTCAACGTCGCGCAGTAG
- a CDS encoding family 10 glycosylhydrolase yields MANCFFSLLRKVAAPAAFFAAAATSAAQSPTARRDSLPPAISREFRGVWIATVNNMDWPSRAGLSTWQQQAELIELLNRAVEMHLNAVIFQVRPEADALYQSDHEPWSPFLSGSMGRAPEPYYDPLAFVVREAHARGLEVHAWFNPYRALQPASPGDVAPSHVSRTDPQAIRRYGSQLWMDPSDPAVVARTVRAIVDVTRRYDVDAIHVDDYFYPYRETDRAGRTIPFPDAAAYKRYTSGGGTMSLSDWRRSNVDALVQRLGAEIHAVKPWVRFGISPFGIWRPGYPSSVRGLDSYEEIFADSRKWLNKGWVDYLVPQLYWPIGRPQQDFSQLLAWWVSQNSYRRHIWAGLNAGLAKDTAPKGRGAREILDQIRLTRAQSGASGDVLFSMKVLMQDPDSLDERLARDTYAQPALVPASPWLDSIAPGRPVVQPRLDAASGEMVIDMDPANGEKAPWLWVVQAHTSAGWTTQIIPGSEQTHFLAGRGEKSPREVWVYAVGRTGNLSPPARAYPDGDPIPELRSGGR; encoded by the coding sequence ATGGCAAATTGTTTCTTTTCGCTCCTTCGCAAGGTGGCGGCTCCAGCCGCATTCTTCGCCGCCGCTGCAACCTCAGCCGCGCAATCTCCCACTGCGCGTCGGGACAGCTTGCCGCCGGCAATATCGCGCGAGTTTCGTGGTGTGTGGATCGCGACGGTCAACAACATGGACTGGCCTTCGCGCGCCGGTCTCAGCACGTGGCAGCAGCAGGCCGAGCTGATCGAGCTGCTCAATCGCGCGGTCGAGATGCACCTGAATGCGGTGATCTTCCAGGTGCGCCCGGAAGCCGATGCGCTGTACCAGTCCGACCACGAGCCATGGTCACCGTTCCTGAGCGGAAGCATGGGGCGCGCGCCGGAACCATACTACGATCCGCTCGCTTTCGTTGTGCGGGAGGCGCACGCGCGTGGCCTCGAGGTACACGCGTGGTTCAATCCCTACCGCGCGTTGCAACCCGCGAGTCCCGGTGACGTCGCGCCGTCGCACGTGTCGCGTACCGATCCGCAAGCGATTCGCCGCTACGGGTCGCAACTCTGGATGGATCCGAGCGATCCCGCCGTCGTGGCTCGCACCGTTCGCGCAATCGTCGACGTAACCAGACGATACGATGTCGACGCGATTCACGTTGACGACTACTTCTATCCGTATCGCGAGACCGACCGGGCGGGGCGCACGATTCCCTTCCCCGACGCCGCCGCTTACAAGCGCTACACAAGCGGCGGCGGCACGATGTCGCTGAGCGACTGGCGGCGCAGCAACGTCGACGCTCTCGTGCAACGCCTCGGCGCCGAGATCCATGCAGTGAAGCCCTGGGTGCGTTTCGGTATCAGTCCGTTCGGGATCTGGCGACCGGGATATCCGTCATCCGTACGTGGGCTCGACTCGTACGAGGAAATTTTTGCGGACTCGCGCAAGTGGCTGAATAAAGGCTGGGTCGATTATCTCGTACCGCAGTTGTACTGGCCCATTGGCAGGCCGCAACAGGATTTCTCACAGCTGCTCGCGTGGTGGGTCTCACAGAACAGCTACCGGCGCCACATCTGGGCCGGTCTCAATGCCGGGCTTGCGAAGGATACAGCGCCCAAGGGACGCGGCGCGCGAGAGATTCTGGATCAGATCCGCCTCACACGCGCCCAGAGCGGTGCGAGCGGTGACGTTCTGTTCAGCATGAAGGTGTTGATGCAGGATCCGGACAGTCTCGACGAGCGCCTGGCGCGTGACACCTACGCACAACCCGCGCTCGTGCCGGCATCACCATGGCTCGACTCGATTGCCCCCGGCCGCCCCGTCGTTCAGCCGCGTCTCGACGCTGCATCGGGCGAGATGGTGATCGACATGGATCCAGCCAACGGAGAAAAGGCCCCGTGGCTGTGGGTCGTGCAGGCGCACACATCCGCCGGCTGGACTACACAGATAATTCCTGGCTCGGAGCAGACGCACTTCCTTGCCGGACGAGGCGAAAAGTCGCCTCGCGAAGTATGGGTTTACGCGGTGGGCCGGACGGGCAACCTCTCGCCGCCAGCGCGCGCCTATCCGGACGGAGATCCGATTCCAGAGCTCAGAAGCGGCGGCCGGTGA
- a CDS encoding deoxyribonuclease IV, which yields MNNDALLLGAHISTAGGVPASPGRAKAVGATAMQIFTKMANQWRERECEPEECAAFREGIAETEVRAISAHDSYLINLASPKDDLRARSLQSFISELRRCNALGLHYLVSHPGNYMDDRESGIARNADSISAGLAAALGDTLLLLETTAGSGTALGATFEELSTIIERIDPAVRSRVGVCMDTCHVYAAGYDIVRDYEGVMQRFADTLDISRLHMMHLNDSKFGLGTHKDRHALIAEGELGEIPFRHVMNDPRLARVAKVIETPKGNDAETTDRMMLERLRSYIE from the coding sequence GTGAATAACGATGCACTCCTGCTGGGCGCACACATATCCACCGCCGGCGGCGTCCCTGCGTCGCCAGGACGCGCCAAAGCAGTCGGCGCGACTGCGATGCAGATCTTTACCAAGATGGCCAACCAGTGGCGCGAGCGTGAATGCGAGCCCGAAGAATGCGCTGCGTTCCGCGAGGGAATCGCTGAAACCGAAGTGCGCGCGATAAGTGCGCACGACAGCTACCTCATCAATCTTGCATCACCCAAGGACGACCTGCGGGCGCGCTCGCTCCAGTCGTTCATCTCCGAGCTGCGGCGCTGCAACGCGCTCGGACTGCACTACCTGGTGTCTCATCCGGGCAACTACATGGACGATCGTGAATCAGGAATCGCGCGCAATGCTGATTCGATAAGCGCGGGCCTTGCCGCGGCGCTGGGCGACACTCTCCTCCTGCTCGAGACGACGGCGGGAAGCGGCACTGCGCTCGGTGCGACGTTCGAGGAGCTGAGTACCATAATCGAGCGAATCGACCCCGCGGTGCGGAGCCGCGTCGGAGTGTGCATGGATACGTGCCACGTGTACGCGGCCGGGTACGACATCGTCCGCGACTATGAAGGCGTCATGCAGAGGTTTGCTGACACACTCGATATCAGTCGCCTGCACATGATGCATCTCAACGACTCCAAATTCGGACTCGGCACGCACAAGGATCGTCATGCGTTGATCGCGGAGGGCGAGCTTGGCGAGATTCCGTTCCGCCACGTGATGAACGATCCACGCCTGGCGCGCGTAGCCAAGGTGATAGAGACTCCAAAGGGCAACGACGCGGAGACTACCGACAGAATGATGCTGGAGCGTCTGCGCAGTTACATCGAGTAG
- a CDS encoding peptidoglycan DD-metalloendopeptidase family protein, with protein sequence MKYRVIALGAMLLLAVLPMALAAQDTDARLKSNREELDRIRRERAELQQRMNKLQSSAHSLNDELKNINKQHDATKRVVSSLDQQLGLITDEVKGTTSSLVRAEDEAEAKRAILNHRLVEIYKRGPLFDFQALLSADSFGELIARYKYLHEIAVHDRALVKRMDDLRTTIRGRRRQLVSLQSDVQQNRLEKAQEESRLQALESQRQKSLVRVQADSRKTQERLAQVKRSESRLNDIISSIEAARRRGSSKASAIARGASSIKTSDYGKLDWPVDGNILYNFGRVVRPDNTTLRWNGIGIAAAPGTPVRAVAAGDVVLAGQLGTYGQTVIVEHGGGDYSVYGSLSRINVAKGAHISKGQVIGEVGTSDPDLPPHLHFEIRHGGPAVDPATWLRGH encoded by the coding sequence GTGAAGTACAGGGTGATCGCGCTTGGCGCGATGCTGTTGCTCGCTGTGTTGCCGATGGCGCTCGCCGCACAGGACACCGATGCGCGTCTCAAGAGCAATCGCGAGGAGCTTGACCGCATCAGGCGTGAGCGCGCGGAGCTTCAGCAGCGCATGAACAAGCTGCAGTCCAGCGCCCACTCCCTGAACGACGAGCTGAAGAACATCAACAAGCAGCACGACGCGACAAAGCGCGTGGTATCGTCGCTCGACCAGCAGCTCGGGCTGATCACGGACGAGGTCAAGGGAACGACGTCGAGCCTGGTCCGCGCCGAGGACGAGGCGGAGGCGAAGCGCGCGATACTGAATCACCGACTCGTCGAGATCTACAAGCGCGGACCGTTGTTCGATTTTCAGGCGTTGTTGTCGGCAGACTCCTTCGGCGAGCTCATCGCGCGATACAAGTATCTGCACGAGATTGCCGTGCACGATCGCGCACTCGTGAAGCGAATGGACGATCTTCGGACCACGATCCGCGGCCGAAGAAGGCAGCTCGTGAGTCTGCAGAGCGACGTACAACAGAACCGGTTGGAGAAAGCGCAGGAAGAGTCGCGACTCCAGGCGCTCGAAAGCCAGCGCCAGAAGAGTCTCGTGCGAGTACAGGCCGACTCGCGCAAGACGCAGGAGCGGCTGGCCCAGGTCAAGCGCAGCGAGTCGAGACTGAACGACATCATCTCGTCCATCGAGGCTGCACGCCGGCGCGGAAGCAGCAAGGCGAGCGCCATCGCTCGCGGCGCAAGCTCGATCAAGACGTCGGATTACGGCAAGCTGGACTGGCCAGTGGACGGCAACATCCTTTACAACTTTGGCCGTGTCGTCCGCCCCGACAACACGACGCTGCGCTGGAATGGAATCGGCATCGCGGCGGCGCCTGGCACTCCGGTGCGCGCGGTCGCCGCGGGTGACGTGGTGCTCGCAGGACAACTCGGCACTTACGGGCAGACCGTCATCGTCGAGCACGGTGGCGGCGACTATTCGGTGTACGGCTCGCTCAGCAGGATCAACGTGGCAAAGGGCGCACACATTTCCAAGGGACAGGTAATTGGCGAGGTCGGCACGTCCGACCCCGACCTTCCTCCGCACCTGCATTTCGAGATCAGGCACGGCGGGCCGGCAGTCGATCCGGCTACGTGGCTGCGCGGTCACTGA
- a CDS encoding permease-like cell division protein FtsX, producing MVIREAFSAFRRAPLLSVLGVVTIAFSLFAFGLFGLVAVNIRDALQAIENRVEIRAFIADGTPVEASSAAMGDIHAFPEVLSVTYVSQDDAYARARKELGEFSDVFEPGVLPASLDIKLKPGYRDPTTVQAVANRLKSYDFVDDVRYGEDWVAKLYRLRTIATLVGTGLGIAFAAVAVIIIGATIRIMVMARAREIEIMRLVGATNGFIRMPFVLEGFIQGVMGGLLALGLTWATSTAISHSFMRTEFFDPALATAGVIGGAVIGLLGSTFAVGRQLRRL from the coding sequence ATGGTCATCCGCGAAGCATTCTCGGCGTTCAGGCGCGCACCGCTCCTCAGCGTACTCGGTGTAGTCACAATCGCGTTCTCACTGTTCGCGTTTGGATTGTTCGGACTCGTGGCCGTGAATATCCGCGACGCGTTGCAGGCGATCGAGAATCGCGTCGAGATAAGAGCGTTCATCGCCGACGGCACGCCGGTCGAGGCGTCCAGCGCCGCGATGGGTGACATCCACGCATTTCCCGAAGTGTTGTCGGTGACGTACGTGTCACAGGACGACGCATACGCACGCGCACGCAAGGAGCTGGGTGAGTTCAGCGACGTCTTCGAGCCGGGCGTGCTGCCCGCGTCGCTGGACATCAAGCTGAAGCCAGGCTATCGCGATCCAACCACGGTCCAGGCGGTTGCGAACCGTCTCAAGTCGTACGACTTCGTGGATGACGTTCGCTACGGCGAGGACTGGGTGGCGAAGCTGTACCGGCTGCGCACCATCGCTACGCTGGTCGGCACCGGGCTGGGCATCGCGTTCGCGGCGGTTGCCGTGATCATCATCGGAGCGACGATTCGGATCATGGTCATGGCGCGCGCCAGGGAGATCGAGATCATGCGGCTCGTGGGCGCGACCAATGGATTCATCCGAATGCCGTTCGTGCTGGAAGGATTCATCCAGGGCGTGATGGGCGGCTTGCTCGCGCTCGGTCTCACGTGGGCAACGAGTACAGCCATCAGTCACTCGTTCATGCGAACTGAATTCTTCGATCCGGCACTTGCTACGGCTGGAGTGATTGGCGGCGCGGTAATCGGTCTGCTGGGAAGCACGTTCGCCGTGGGACGGCAACTGCGCCGGCTGTGA
- the ftsE gene encoding cell division ATP-binding protein FtsE — protein MSLVRFLNVAKEYARGGVALSHASFQLHKGEFAFLTGPSGSGKSTILKLIYMEERPTAGDVWVNGVSARDASRKEVSMVRRHLGIVFQDFRLLEDRSAEANIAFALEVTGTPADMIRQRVGRVLTQVGLASKGTALPRELSGGEQQRIAIARALVNDPFVLIADEPTGNLDERATRGVFQLLRDINTAGTAVIMATHDLDLIRRTEYRTIELNHGRLVYDSAEAPPVEKAPSAVPPSHHDENPI, from the coding sequence TTGAGTCTGGTAAGGTTTCTCAACGTCGCGAAGGAGTACGCCCGCGGCGGCGTCGCGTTGAGCCACGCATCGTTTCAGTTGCACAAGGGCGAGTTCGCGTTCCTCACGGGTCCGAGCGGGTCGGGCAAGTCCACGATCCTCAAGCTGATCTACATGGAGGAGCGCCCAACCGCCGGCGACGTGTGGGTGAACGGTGTCAGCGCTCGCGACGCGTCCAGGAAGGAAGTGTCGATGGTGCGCCGCCATCTCGGAATCGTCTTCCAGGATTTCCGTCTGCTGGAAGACAGATCGGCCGAAGCAAATATCGCATTCGCTCTCGAAGTGACCGGAACACCCGCCGACATGATACGGCAGCGAGTGGGCCGCGTACTTACGCAGGTCGGACTGGCGTCCAAGGGAACCGCTCTGCCGCGCGAGCTTTCGGGCGGTGAGCAACAGCGTATCGCAATCGCGCGCGCACTCGTGAACGATCCGTTCGTGCTCATCGCGGACGAGCCGACCGGCAATCTGGATGAGCGCGCGACCCGCGGCGTTTTTCAGCTTCTGCGCGACATCAACACCGCTGGCACCGCCGTCATCATGGCGACGCACGACCTCGACCTGATCCGGCGCACCGAATATCGCACGATCGAGCTGAACCACGGGCGTCTCGTCTATGACAGCGCCGAAGCGCCACCGGTCGAGAAGGCACCGAGCGCCGTGCCACCGAGCCATCACGACGAGAATCCGATATGA
- a CDS encoding PLP-dependent aspartate aminotransferase family protein: MRRSTIPLHGGSTHLPPGSPVVTPITQSVSFIQELGTAEGLKYGRYGNTPNVELVERRLAMLDGGEAAVALSSGMGATGCAMLALLRPGDHLLSSSWIYGGTHKLFTQELTGMGIEVTLIDPLAPRMWRKALRQTTRAIFVESPVNPTCRVLDLSSLANLAKAEGVALAVDSTFASPINFRPLEQGADIVIHSTTKYLNGHHDVLGGAVIGTASYVEEVRRKMIVWGQSPDPFSVWLLERGMKTLDVRVRRQNENAMKLAQWCETRPEFAKVLYPGLESHPDHEIAQQCLDGFGGMMALVLAGGGDAATRFLEKLEIVMHAPSLGGVDTLVSEPRYTSHAAMTPEGRAEIGIPDGFLRFSVGLEDAGDLIADFEQALR; the protein is encoded by the coding sequence ATGCGACGGTCAACCATTCCGCTTCATGGCGGTTCGACACATCTGCCTCCCGGCTCGCCGGTGGTCACGCCCATCACGCAGTCGGTAAGCTTCATTCAGGAGCTCGGTACCGCTGAAGGGCTCAAGTACGGGCGATACGGCAACACGCCGAACGTGGAGCTCGTCGAACGCAGGCTCGCGATGCTGGATGGCGGTGAGGCAGCGGTCGCTCTGTCGAGCGGAATGGGTGCGACGGGCTGCGCGATGCTGGCACTGCTGCGACCGGGCGATCACCTGCTCTCCAGCTCGTGGATCTATGGTGGCACGCACAAGCTGTTCACCCAGGAACTGACCGGGATGGGGATCGAAGTCACGCTGATCGATCCGCTGGCACCACGCATGTGGCGCAAGGCGTTGCGACAGACGACGCGCGCGATATTCGTCGAATCTCCGGTCAACCCGACCTGTCGCGTGCTCGACCTTAGCTCGCTCGCCAATCTCGCCAAGGCCGAAGGCGTCGCGCTCGCAGTCGACTCCACCTTTGCGAGTCCGATCAACTTCCGCCCGCTGGAACAGGGCGCGGACATAGTCATTCACTCCACCACCAAGTACCTTAACGGTCACCACGACGTGCTGGGCGGCGCCGTGATCGGCACTGCGTCGTACGTCGAGGAGGTCCGCAGGAAGATGATCGTATGGGGACAGTCACCGGATCCGTTTTCCGTGTGGCTGCTCGAGCGCGGAATGAAGACGCTGGACGTGCGCGTTCGGCGACAGAACGAGAACGCAATGAAGCTGGCGCAGTGGTGCGAGACGCGTCCCGAGTTCGCAAAGGTCCTGTACCCCGGCCTCGAATCACATCCGGATCACGAGATCGCACAGCAGTGTCTCGACGGCTTCGGCGGAATGATGGCTCTCGTGCTCGCCGGTGGTGGCGACGCGGCCACGCGTTTCCTTGAAAAGCTCGAGATCGTGATGCACGCGCCGAGTCTGGGAGGCGTGGATACGCTGGTGAGCGAGCCGCGATACACGTCGCACGCCGCGATGACGCCGGAAGGACGCGCAGAGATCGGGATTCCTGACGGGTTCCTGCGCTTCAGCGTCGGACTCGAGGATGCGGGCGACCTGATCGCGGATTTTGAGCAGGCATTGAGGTAG
- a CDS encoding ATP-binding protein → MTNVITVPPSLDDATFEQILEPLSRLQRDDKVLIDARHARWASPYGLTALLALAQTRLERPSLAVPEADDVALYWARAGFFRYAADLYDIVGSVPRGRQSEPAVLLEVTPVNASEDVHTVVDKVQQRAQSILVNELKLDATATMRFTMALSETCQNIVEHAEHGGWVAVNSYRWQKRLGGRRVLVIAVCDAGRGFRASLESAPGRPRSDRWDDGMALEEAVMRGVSRFRDTGRGQGLAGVRRFIGRWDGKFSVRSGTARLAIVPTWDDDVPLKENLPPFPGAQIQITIPERVDR, encoded by the coding sequence GTGACGAACGTCATCACCGTTCCACCATCCCTGGATGACGCCACGTTCGAGCAGATACTGGAGCCGTTGTCGCGACTCCAGCGCGATGACAAGGTTCTCATCGATGCGCGTCACGCACGGTGGGCATCGCCTTACGGGCTCACTGCACTGCTCGCGCTCGCGCAAACGCGACTCGAGCGTCCGAGTCTGGCGGTGCCGGAGGCCGACGACGTCGCGTTGTACTGGGCGCGTGCCGGATTCTTTCGCTATGCGGCCGATCTGTACGACATAGTGGGATCAGTGCCGCGCGGCCGGCAGAGCGAGCCGGCCGTGCTGCTCGAGGTTACGCCGGTGAACGCGAGCGAAGACGTCCACACCGTGGTGGACAAGGTGCAGCAAAGGGCACAGTCGATCCTCGTGAACGAGCTCAAACTGGATGCGACGGCGACCATGCGATTCACGATGGCGCTTTCGGAGACCTGCCAGAACATCGTGGAGCACGCCGAGCACGGCGGCTGGGTCGCGGTGAACAGTTATCGCTGGCAGAAGCGGCTGGGCGGACGTCGCGTGCTGGTGATCGCGGTGTGCGACGCGGGGCGCGGGTTCAGGGCGTCGCTCGAATCAGCACCGGGGCGTCCGAGATCCGACCGGTGGGACGACGGAATGGCGCTCGAAGAGGCCGTGATGCGTGGCGTGAGCCGGTTCCGTGATACGGGGCGCGGCCAGGGCCTGGCCGGCGTCCGGAGATTCATAGGAAGATGGGACGGCAAGTTCTCGGTGCGGAGTGGCACCGCGCGCCTGGCGATCGTCCCTACGTGGGACGATGACGTACCGCTGAAGGAAAACCTCCCACCATTCCCGGGTGCCCAGATTCAGATCACCATTCCAGAGCGCGTTGACCGATGA
- a CDS encoding carbohydrate kinase family protein yields MGARRRLGVIGTFVWDEIHGRDPSQAPVEEWGGITYALAGLDAALAQDWEIVPLIKVGSDLAQRARDYLATLRHLAPDAAVIEVPYPNNRVTLRYESSERRTEQLTGGIPGWHWLGLKPLLAGLDALYVNLISGWELSLETAQLIRQYFHGVIYCDMHSLLLAVDPEGYRVPHMVPNIAGWMQCFDLLQVNEDELALLAPDAMALAATAMAGGVSVINVTLGPKGAVYFAAPKFERLSDIKRTKLPASAALGGPIRTALVPAVPAIVTGTGDPTGCGDVWGATHFARLLAGDKLGDAIDAAMLAASRNLTHRGATSLASYLRGELSLT; encoded by the coding sequence ATGGGCGCGCGGCGCCGGCTTGGCGTCATCGGCACGTTCGTCTGGGACGAGATACACGGCCGAGATCCGTCGCAGGCGCCCGTGGAGGAGTGGGGCGGTATTACGTACGCGCTCGCCGGGCTCGATGCGGCGCTCGCTCAAGACTGGGAAATCGTACCGCTCATCAAGGTCGGCAGCGACCTGGCGCAGCGCGCGCGCGACTATCTCGCGACACTGCGGCATCTTGCGCCTGACGCGGCGGTGATCGAAGTGCCTTATCCCAACAACCGCGTAACGTTGCGCTACGAGAGCAGCGAGCGACGAACCGAACAGCTCACTGGTGGGATTCCCGGCTGGCACTGGCTCGGGCTCAAGCCTCTGCTCGCCGGACTGGATGCGTTGTACGTCAATCTGATCAGCGGCTGGGAGCTGTCGCTCGAGACCGCTCAGCTGATCCGGCAATATTTCCACGGCGTCATCTACTGCGACATGCATTCTTTGCTTCTGGCAGTGGATCCGGAGGGATATCGGGTGCCGCACATGGTACCGAACATTGCTGGCTGGATGCAGTGCTTCGATCTGCTTCAGGTGAACGAGGACGAGCTCGCGCTGCTGGCGCCCGATGCGATGGCACTGGCGGCGACCGCGATGGCCGGCGGCGTGTCCGTCATAAATGTGACCCTGGGTCCCAAAGGGGCCGTTTACTTCGCCGCGCCGAAATTCGAACGATTGTCCGACATCAAACGAACGAAGCTTCCGGCATCGGCGGCGCTCGGAGGCCCGATACGAACGGCGCTGGTGCCGGCGGTTCCGGCAATCGTGACTGGAACAGGTGATCCAACCGGATGTGGCGACGTCTGGGGCGCGACCCATTTCGCACGACTGCTCGCAGGTGATAAGTTAGGCGACGCGATCGACGCCGCGATGCTTGCGGCGTCTCGCAATCTTACCCACCGTGGGGCGACCAGCCTCGCGAGCTACCTGCGCGGAGAACTCTCGCTAACGTGA